The genomic interval TTGTATACTAATAGTATGGATCAACCAGGATGAATCTAAGCAGGTGGATAACCAATATCTTTAAAAAATTAAAAAGAGGCAACAAGGATGACAAATCATCAACCTTGTATGACACAAATGAGCCTATAAATCAATAAGAAATTTGTCGCAATGTAGAGTGGAACATTGCTGATTTCGTATTTTGACTATGGGAGCGGATCCGCTCTACATGGAATTTTGAGTTACCTTCGTACACTTGTAGACTGATAAATGTACAATTTTACAATTACTATCATCAAGTAATTAATTTTTATGTGCGGTTATTAAAATAAAGTATGGTCGACTAGGGAGAACATTAAAGCAGTCGGCTACTAGCCGACCCTACTATGGAATATGTTGGATTGCACTAGACCTATTTTATACAGTTTGGTGTACTATAATATTTACGAGACAAATAATATCTATTGTGGTACAAGTATCACGATGCAAAAGAGGGTGGATAGGCAAGATAACAATTTGTGGATTGGATGCCCATCCACCCTCTTATGCTGCTGCAGTACATTGTTTGGCCTATCCGATTTGTGTGATCAAGTATAGTTAATGCATATAATTATTACTTGTGATACAAGTGTCTAATAATATAGGAATGATCAAAGAACCGCTTGGAAATGATATACGATCCGCCTGTAAAACATGAATTCAAATCTAATAAATGAGATCGGGTCTACAATAGTAATTATTTTCAAATAAAGTTTGTTATTAATTGAGATTAACCAAAAGTAATGACTATCTAATTCAATCAATTATAAAGGTGTAAAAGGAAATTTAAAAAAATGAAATGGACTATATTATTAGTCGTTTGCTTGAGCTAGAGCGTTGCTGCCAGAGTTAAATTGTCCTTGGAAGTTAAAGTTATTACCAGATAGGAAGGAGCTACCACCAGAGACTACTTGGCTATTCTGACTCGATTTTTGAGATTGACTAATTACTTGTTTTGCCTTGTTACTCTTTTTTGCTAATGCATCTTCTGAAATTGCTAATGGAGCCAAGACTAATGCTAGTGCTAGAACAATTGCTGCTGATACTAGTATTGTTTTACTTGTATTCATACCTGTAAATTTAACACTAACCTTTCAATATATATTAGATATTTCAAAATGATATATTAATATCTTGTAGGAGTATTGAATAGTAAATTTCTCCTTTTATTATTGTTTATGGTACAAGTATCAAAATAGAGCATCAGGCTAGGAGCCAATGTAAAGAGTTCACCAGTAGCGCAATTACTTGCACTACCATATTCTGCAAATCGGAAATGGATTCCATTTAACTTGTCATCAGAGTTATCTAGCTTTATTTGGGGCTATCTACAAAAGATTTTTAAATTAAAAAGCTTTCGTTACTGAATTAGTTAGGATATCTATTAATGTTATATAACTTGTTTCAATAATATCTTTATGTTCCCAGATCCAACAGAATCTATTTCCGAATTTGTTCTACCGTCTTATAAGAAAATCTTAGTCACTCATGATGGAAAGGACCGATCTAACAAGGCAATTAATCACGCCGTCTTTTTGTCAAAATTGTCAGGTGCAGAGATAGTAATACTGCAAATAGTTGATGATGCAGAAGAATTAGGAGGAGCATCTGTGAAAATTTCTAATAATCAAGAATTATCATTATCTGCAACGACTTCGACTATATCAGAATCATCAAAGTCTGAAAAGGATATCGCAGGAAGTTTAATAAACTCGATGGAAGAAAAAATCAAAAAAATTGAGCAAGCGGGTTGCAACAACAAGGTGTCATATAAATTCAAAACAGGTAAGGTGATCGATGAGATAGTCAACGAAACCAACCAAACAAATTATGATTTAATTGTAATGACGTCATTTCATTTAAATTCTTGGTTAGGAGCACTGTTTAGTAACACAAGGAAAATAATTAGTAATGTTAATACAAGCGTTTTGATCCCACAATAAATGTTCATACGACAGAAGAATAAAAAATCTGGGTCTTACATGAATTTCAGTAAATAATTCTCCTTTATTTATATTGAATTTATAAACGTATTTCAAAACATTGAAGATTCATCTATTATATGCCGCATATAGTGAGCAACGAGGATTAAAAGGACCTAGCGAATTATTGTAATAGAATACGATAACTCAGGAGTAGATTAATGAGGCGTTGTTGTTGAAGCGATAGAGTCTTCAGTTGTTTCCGCTCGGAGTACACCATTACTATTTTCAGGTTCAAGAATTGCTGCAGCTTTGATATTTGGATAGTTAATGCCGTTTATTTCGATATACTCCAACCTATTTGGACTATTAATGTAACTTGTTGAGCCATCAGAATTCTCAGTGATATTCTCAGGATAGGAAAAAATGGTGATTTGAATATTGTTATTGTTATCAGAGGTAGTAGAGTTATCAACCTTGATTGTAGCTCGCATTGAAATAAGCATATCTGAAATACTAACTTCGTCGTTGTTGTCAATGGGGTATTCAAAATCCAACGATTGGTTATCTATTATCACAACTGGTTTTCCATCAATATTATAATCTGTTGAAATCCCAAATGGTTTAGAAGAAAAATTTGTTCCGATCATGATTTTCTCTGTACCAGTCAGCTGCATGTTATTGGAAAAACTAATCTGGGAATTATTAAAAGTCATGTTGTTATTTGCAATACTTCCATCTTCTTTCGACAAATCAGCAGAAGAAGCTTCTTGTATTGTGGAAGGAAGGTTAGTTATATCCGACTCAGGAAACATTGCACTACCAAAAGTCTGATTTGTAGTAAAAATGCCGTAACAGTATATTATGAATATAGTAATAGAAAGGGCTAACACAGGAGTTAGAAATAACAATAATTTAGCCATCCATGCATCCATACTTTATTGTTTTAAAAGTATATAAGCAAGGATAAGAATTGGTGCATATAAGCATTAAACAGTTCCTTTTTGCTTTATCTTACTTATTAGCTCATTAATTGTGTCTATATAGAATATTTGTGAACCAGGCGCCGTCAACTCTTCGTCTCAAATTAATATCTATTGGGGTTGTCAATTTTCGTGATGGCCTTATTTCTCAAAAGACAAGTTTCATCATATGGAAAAGGATAAGAGATACATCTTTCGACTACGACTTTTTACAATATTCGATCTATAAGACGAATATATACAGCCTAGAATAATTTAGGAAACTGATGACGACTTGACGTAGCCCAAAA from Candidatus Nitrosocosmicus hydrocola carries:
- a CDS encoding universal stress protein, encoding MFPDPTESISEFVLPSYKKILVTHDGKDRSNKAINHAVFLSKLSGAEIVILQIVDDAEELGGASVKISNNQELSLSATTSTISESSKSEKDIAGSLINSMEEKIKKIEQAGCNNKVSYKFKTGKVIDEIVNETNQTNYDLIVMTSFHLNSWLGALFSNTRKIISNVNTSVLIPQ